One genomic segment of Pristiophorus japonicus isolate sPriJap1 chromosome 8, sPriJap1.hap1, whole genome shotgun sequence includes these proteins:
- the LOC139269187 gene encoding GATA zinc finger domain-containing protein 14-like, translated as MILSPRGVTATLQRRNIDTQRSNTFTQRNNTVTYRRNTDIQRCNSVTQRSNAVNQMSNIDSQKSNVVTQRSNTVTRRSNTDTQRSNTYTQMNNTVTQRSNNGTQRSNTVTRRRNTVTQISNTDIQRCNTVTQRSNTDIQRSNTVSQRSNNVIQQSKSVTLRSNTITQRSNTSVHRNSTATQISNIDIQMSNNVTQRSNTVTQMSNTDIQRSNTVTMRDYTVTQRSNTVTERSNTVPQRSNTLIQRSNNGTQRSNTDIQRSNADSLKRISDIQRNNTETKRCNTVTQRSNTVTQISYTDTQRNNIDMQRSNIDTHMSNANIQRSNRDTQTCNNDTQSSNSDFQWSNSDIQRSNTDIQRSNTVTQMSIAFSQRSNSDTQWKITNIQRSNNDTQMSNSDTQRSNTNIQRSNTGTKRSDTFTQRSTSVTQRSTSDIQRSHTVTQRSNSVTQRSNTVTQRSSSDTQKCNTFT; from the coding sequence atgatactgtcacccagaggagtaacagcGACACTCCAGAGGaggaatatcgacacccagaggagtaataccttcacccagaggaataataccgtcacCTATAGGagaaataccgacatccagaggtgtaattccgtcacccagaggagtaatgctgtcaaccagatgagtaatatcgacagCCAGAAGAGTAatgtcgtcacccagaggagtaatactgtcacccgaaggagtaataccgacacccagaggagtaatacctacacccagatgaataataccgtcacccagagaagtaataacggcacccagaggagtaataccgtcacacggAGGAGGAATACCGTCACCCAAatcagtaataccgacatccagaggtgtaatactgtcacccagaggagtaataccgacattcagaggagtaatacagtCAGCCAGAGAAGTAATAATGTAATCCAGCAGAGTAAATCTGTTACGCTGAGGagcaataccatcacccagaggagcaatacctccGTCCACAGGAATAGTACTGCCACCCAGATCAGTAATATCGACATACAGATGAGTAATaacgtcacacagaggagtaataccgtcacccagatgagtaataccgacatccagaggagtaataccgtcaccatgAGGGattatactgtcacccagaggagtaataccgtcaccgagAGGAGCAATACAGtcccccagaggagtaatactctcatccagaggagtaataacggcacccagaggagtaataccgacatccagaggagtaatgccgactcCCTGAAGCGTATTAgcgacatccagaggaataataccgaaacCAAGAgatgtaatactgtcacccagaggagtaataccgtcacccagatcaGTTACACAGACACCCAGAGAAATAATatcgacatgcagaggagtaatatcgatacCCACATGAGTAATGCCAACATTCAGAGGAGTAATCGCGACACCCAGACGTGTAATAACGACACCCAGTCGAGTAATAGCGACTTCCAGTGGAGTAatagcgacatccagaggagtaataccgacatacagaggagtaatactgtcacccagatgagtattgctttcagccagaggagtaatagtgACACACAGTGGAAAATTAccaacatccagagaagtaataacgatacccagatgagtaatagcgacacccagaggagtaataccaacatccagaggagcaataccggcacCAAGAGGAgtgatactttcacccagaggagtacttCTGTCACCCAAAGGAGTActtccgacatccagaggagtcatACTGTCACCCAGCGGAGTAattccgtcacccagaggagtaataccgtcacccagaggagcagtAGCGACACACAGAAGTGTAATACCTTTacctag